From a single Bryobacter aggregatus MPL3 genomic region:
- a CDS encoding electron transfer flavoprotein subunit alpha/FixB family protein translates to MSGILAVLEAGQKISLETLAAARDLGAKLQLPVHVVEPDRNYTADDYTDSLAQLIREKSFDLILFPHTYQVRDFAPKLATRFDRALISDVIRLRVEGAKLFATRQLFQGKLNAELEPIGKPIFLSLQAGAYAPAEAQAPTETLPAAGTSRQKPEERYREAQRAVDLSAAPIIVSVGRGIKEKENLSLIEDLAAVLGAEIAASRPICDNGWLPMERQVGSSGQTVTPKLYLAIGLSGAIQHLVGMKGSKTIVAINKDPNAPIFEVADYGICDDLFDVVPALTAAIKAAKS, encoded by the coding sequence ATGAGCGGCATCCTTGCAGTTCTCGAAGCCGGCCAGAAGATCTCGCTCGAAACCCTCGCTGCTGCCCGGGACCTTGGTGCGAAGCTCCAGCTTCCGGTTCATGTGGTCGAGCCCGACCGCAACTACACCGCCGATGATTACACGGACTCTCTCGCGCAGCTCATTCGCGAGAAGAGCTTCGACCTTATTCTGTTTCCGCACACCTACCAGGTGCGCGACTTTGCGCCGAAGCTGGCAACGCGTTTTGACCGCGCGCTGATTTCCGACGTCATTCGTCTGCGTGTCGAAGGCGCCAAGCTCTTTGCCACCCGGCAGCTCTTCCAGGGCAAGTTGAATGCCGAGCTGGAGCCGATCGGCAAGCCGATTTTCCTCTCCCTGCAGGCCGGAGCTTATGCCCCGGCAGAGGCGCAAGCACCAACAGAAACGCTGCCTGCCGCAGGCACTTCCCGGCAAAAGCCGGAAGAGCGCTACCGCGAGGCGCAACGCGCCGTTGATCTCAGCGCCGCGCCGATCATTGTCAGCGTCGGCCGGGGCATCAAAGAGAAAGAGAATCTCAGCCTTATCGAAGATCTGGCCGCTGTGCTCGGTGCAGAAATCGCCGCTTCGCGGCCCATCTGCGACAACGGCTGGCTGCCGATGGAGCGGCAAGTCGGGAGCTCCGGACAGACCGTTACGCCCAAGCTGTATCTGGCGATCGGCCTCTCGGGCGCCATCCAGCACCTGGTTGGCATGAAGGGCTCCAAGACCATCGTTGCGATCAACAAAGACCCGAACGCGCCGATCTTCGAGGTGGCCGACTACGGCATCTGCGACGACCTCTTTGATGTCGTGCCCGCCCTCACCGCAGCTATCAAGGCCGCCAAAAGCTAG
- a CDS encoding electron transfer flavoprotein subunit beta/FixA family protein — MKILVAIKQVPARDSQLIASTDGKWVDESSLEYEINEPDAYALEEALQLKESAGGGEVIAVCAGPDRASSTIREALAKGADRAIHIEVEDIANWDTLSVAKLLAAAAKAESPDLVLTGLQSDDVGAGQVGVVLAELLGLPHATIIMEVVIDGATVRVKRELEDGWFQHVSMPLPAVLTIQSGIKKLRYATLMGIKRAKTKEVKSLSPADLGVANTPSYQVVSVMLPQKSKQTVMLHTVAELVDKLKNEVRVI, encoded by the coding sequence ATGAAGATCCTCGTCGCGATCAAGCAAGTGCCGGCTCGCGACTCCCAACTCATTGCCTCCACCGATGGCAAATGGGTAGACGAGTCGAGCCTCGAGTACGAAATCAACGAGCCCGATGCCTATGCGCTTGAAGAAGCGCTGCAGTTGAAGGAAAGCGCCGGCGGTGGTGAAGTGATTGCCGTTTGTGCCGGCCCCGACCGGGCCTCCTCCACCATACGGGAAGCACTCGCCAAGGGTGCAGACCGGGCAATCCACATTGAAGTGGAAGACATCGCCAACTGGGACACGCTCTCGGTGGCAAAGCTCCTCGCTGCTGCCGCCAAAGCCGAATCACCAGACCTGGTGCTAACCGGCTTGCAGTCCGACGACGTCGGCGCGGGCCAAGTCGGTGTGGTGCTGGCGGAATTGCTGGGCCTGCCCCACGCGACGATCATCATGGAAGTGGTAATCGACGGCGCCACGGTACGGGTGAAACGCGAACTCGAAGACGGCTGGTTCCAACATGTCTCGATGCCGCTTCCTGCCGTACTCACCATCCAATCAGGAATCAAGAAGCTGCGCTACGCGACGCTGATGGGCATCAAGCGCGCGAAGACCAAAGAAGTGAAGTCGCTGAGCCCTGCCGATCTGGGTGTGGCGAACACGCCGTCCTATCAGGTAGTCAGCGTGATGCTGCCGCAGAAGTCAAAGCAGACGGTGATGTTGCACACGGTCGCCGAATTGGTCGACAAGTTGAAAAACGAGGTACGGGTGATATGA
- the fabF gene encoding beta-ketoacyl-ACP synthase II, whose protein sequence is MPRRVVVTGIGLICSVGNQTEAVWKSILAGKSGIGPITRFDASQHACRIAGEVKDFDPASFIDKKEVKKMGRFMHFAIAATDEALAMSGLKITPENAERVGVYIGSGIGGFEVIEREHEKLLKGGPDRVSPFFIPASIVNLASGQVSIRTGAKGPNSAVATACTTGAHAIGDSFRLIQHGYADAMIAGGAEATVTPLCVAGFASMKALSTRNDDPEHASRPWDRDHDGFVIGEGSGILLLEDLETAKARGAKILGEIVGYGMSGDAYHMASPSEDGDGPRRVMLNALKDAGLEPTAIDYINAHATSTPAGDVIEARAFKAALGEYAYKVPISSTKAMTGHLLGGAGALEAGITLMAIRDQIAPATMHLDNPAEGCDLDFIPNQARPMKIDLALSNSFGFGGTNGCLIFKRYAE, encoded by the coding sequence TTGCCACGCCGTGTCGTAGTCACTGGTATTGGGTTAATTTGCTCCGTCGGAAATCAAACGGAAGCAGTCTGGAAGTCCATTCTGGCGGGAAAGAGCGGCATTGGGCCGATCACCCGCTTTGATGCCTCCCAGCATGCCTGTAGGATTGCCGGCGAAGTCAAAGATTTTGACCCAGCCTCCTTCATTGACAAAAAAGAAGTCAAGAAGATGGGGCGCTTTATGCATTTCGCGATCGCAGCCACCGATGAGGCGCTTGCGATGAGCGGGTTGAAGATCACTCCCGAGAACGCAGAACGCGTCGGTGTTTACATCGGCAGCGGTATCGGCGGCTTCGAGGTGATCGAACGTGAACACGAAAAGCTGCTCAAAGGCGGCCCCGACCGTGTTTCGCCGTTCTTCATCCCAGCCTCCATCGTGAACCTTGCCTCCGGTCAAGTTTCCATCCGTACGGGCGCCAAAGGCCCGAATTCGGCAGTCGCTACTGCCTGCACCACTGGCGCACACGCTATTGGCGACTCCTTCCGGCTCATCCAGCACGGCTATGCCGATGCGATGATCGCCGGTGGCGCCGAAGCGACCGTAACGCCTCTGTGCGTTGCCGGCTTTGCCTCGATGAAGGCGCTCTCCACCCGCAATGACGACCCCGAACATGCCTCCCGTCCCTGGGACCGGGATCACGACGGCTTTGTCATCGGCGAAGGCTCGGGCATTCTCTTGCTCGAGGACCTGGAGACGGCAAAGGCCCGTGGCGCAAAGATTCTCGGTGAGATTGTCGGTTACGGAATGTCGGGCGACGCCTATCACATGGCTTCCCCCAGCGAAGATGGCGACGGCCCGCGCCGCGTCATGTTGAATGCTCTGAAGGATGCGGGTCTTGAGCCGACGGCAATCGATTACATCAATGCCCACGCCACCTCGACCCCTGCTGGCGACGTGATTGAAGCGAGAGCTTTCAAGGCCGCGCTCGGTGAATATGCCTACAAGGTGCCAATCAGCTCCACCAAGGCGATGACCGGCCATTTGTTGGGCGGCGCCGGTGCGCTCGAAGCGGGCATTACGCTGATGGCGATTCGCGACCAGATCGCGCCCGCCACGATGCATCTCGACAACCCCGCCGAAGGCTGCGACCTCGATTTCATCCCCAACCAGGCACGCCCCATGAAGATCGATCTCGCCTTGTCGAATTCCTTCGGCTTCGGCGGCACCAACGGTTGCCTGATCTTCAAGCGCTACGCTGAATAA
- the acpP gene encoding acyl carrier protein — protein sequence MDVREKVKQIIVEQLGVDEAQVDDTASFVDDLGADSLDIVELVMAFEEAFGIDVPDEDAEKLTTVKAAIDYIETKKKK from the coding sequence ATGGACGTACGTGAAAAAGTAAAACAGATTATTGTTGAGCAGCTTGGCGTGGACGAGGCTCAGGTCGACGACACTGCCAGTTTCGTTGATGACCTTGGCGCGGATTCGCTCGACATCGTGGAGTTGGTCATGGCCTTTGAAGAGGCTTTCGGCATCGACGTGCCGGACGAAGACGCGGAGAAACTGACCACCGTCAAAGCCGCGATCGATTACATCGAAACCAAAAAGAAGAAATAG